Below is a genomic region from Gadus morhua chromosome 4, gadMor3.0, whole genome shotgun sequence.
TAGATTagtccaaataaacaaataagacatatcaataaaaaagtgaataataataataataacgctTTTAAGTGTCTGCGTCTATAGAACTCCTGATTCTGATTCATTTATCATTGCTCACAGTGCTTCTTTGTCGAGTATCTTAAGAAATGAAACAGCTATATTCAAAGCTAATAATTATTGACCTGTGTTGTAGGACTCGATGGAACCTCCTCAGAGTGTGACCATCAGTGTGGATGGCAATGGTTCAAGCCAAATTTTGGCAAATTCAGCAACAATCTTTgtcttctttatttattattgtttcgtatttaaaaatgtatttcaggggaaacagatgtgatttggtgattttccaacattcgaataccttagtgctgtattgaaatgctcccccagagatctcctattaattatttactggccacccacatactctgcaaattttttcgatgacttcacgtAATTGTTGTCTAGCATCTcaacagaatttgactgtctagttataactggtgacttcaattttcatactgatgatttgaatgaaaagtgtgcaaaaaaactttttaccatttttgacacatttgaaccgtctcaacatgtgaaagaggctactcattgtaaggggcacactctagacctggttatcacaaagggccacaatgtttctgatctctctttgactgatccttccttgtcagACCACTTtcgtgttttctttaacatatcttttattcccgacatacagacaaaatcaaatactgtcaaaaaaaggtatttcaatgaagattctaatgtactttttaaaaaggccctctccttgctaccacctctcaacccatgttctgctgatgatcttgtagaaaactttaatttgaaaatttggaagtcatagatgtcattgcaccttataaggttaaaacgatttctggaaagcaaaaggcaccctgcagaaaagctgcttctgtaacagtacagaaaaaataatgcaggagggttgaacgcatctggcgtaaaaaaaacctttatattcaccatgatatctataaagagagcctcctccgtgcctacaatttagacttaaaaagtgctagagaaacatttttctccaatatcaataaacccaacactaataatgcaaaaaccctatttgcaactcttgacagactgaccaaacccccaacacaaattccacctgatctccattctacgcagaaatgcaatgagtttgcagctttttatactgataaaattgaaggcatcagacacGCCAACAATATCTccacaaaaatgttggactaccatcctgttcaggcaaaagtaatgtggcaaggatggcatgctttaatgctATAGACTCtcaaactcttgtggaaactgtgacacaactaaagccatccacctgatgccttgatactttacctaccaacctctttaagaatgttttcgactgcctagcagtagacatattgcagatagttaacaactctctgcagtcaggcaatttcccaaaaactttgaaaactgcagttattaaaccccttttaaaaaagcggagcctagatgcctctattattaacaactacagaccaatatcaaatctacccttcataaagtaaaatcattgaggaAGTTGTCCCTTTTCAAATCAAGTAATGGTGCCTATTGGAGCGTTGACTCCCTGCCAAAAGGTTCCTTGTATTTTTCCTTGTTTGTACACCTTCCACTGTACACCTTTAAAGGGGTAATTATGTTCCTCTTTGTCTGCATGGCTGCCTAATATGCATATCATGTATTAGGAGCACATAAGAGCAAAAAGGCTACATTTTATTAGATTAGTCTCCATTTTTCCAGGGGGGACTTTATGCAGATTTGCCACATTTTGAGATTAATCCCAGAACCAAAATTCCTAAACAATATACGCAAAGAATAATGATGCTTGTAATTTCTATTTGCACCTAGCACCTGGAACGTAACAatttccccccggggatcaataaagttttctgattctgattctgattaacatacatatttgtttattattaaagTTGGGACCCCTATTGGCTTGGGGGCCCTTAACAGTCTTCTATGTATCTCATAGTGAGAAACAGTCCTGCTTCATTCCGGGCAGACCAACTACAGTTCCTCTTATTGTCCAGCTTCAAGGACCAATCAGATGACACTCCATCGCGTAGCAACCGTTCAGTTCCCTCACGGCGGGTAGCCGTATGTGAAACACATCCGGATTGGAGCATGCCCGTTATTGTGACATGGAATCACGAGACTGTGATAAATGAGCCACACAATTTTTTACAGCGTTCCCAATTGAAACCATTTCATCATGCAAGTGGTCATGGTTATTCCAAATCTATGACTGTTCCGCAATGAAATTGGGGGAAGTGGGCTGTAGTGTTTGTCTGAAAAAGCTGACAACGTTGGaatccagacaaacacacacacacaaaaaaaacacaaccagaaaaaaaacaaccataaAGAGATTAATAAACAAGCTCACATACCGCataaaaatctctctctctctctctctctctctctctctctctctctctctctctctctctctctctctctctctctctctctctctctctctctctctctctctctctctctctctctctctctctctctctctctctctctctctttggccaattaaggacatgcagagcacctgaggaacaggtggagaagaagGGCTGCAATAGCCTGCCTCTCCACTCgttcggggctctcccagccctggagctcctgtacggggagaccggtcctcgtgggggACGGGACTCCGCCCACGGGGGGCAGGACCGtcgattcctcccaggttttttCGTTGTTATATTATTTAAAGTATGAGAGTttgtttgattttggattaaacatgcctttttggctttCGCCCAGCAAAGTTGTGTCCTGTTTCGGGAGGTCCGTtaccacaacaaacacaaacacacccaaacacacaccctatgATTTACCCAGttcaaatgtattcataatGAAGCTGTTACATTCTGAATTAAACATGCCCTATATACACATGAGCCAATACAATagattatatatgtatatacacacacaccaaagatttATAGTGTGTTTTTAGGTTATTATTCAATGTTACGCATAATTTAGTCTTGAATTGCAGTCAACTGCGTGGAGGCGAGCTACAAGACACTGTTTGTGCTGTCCAACCACTTTGTGCAGAGTGAATGGTGTAACTACGAACTCTTCTTTGCCCAGCATAGAGCTATTGACGCCCAGCAAGACTCCCTGGTCTTCATCCTGTTGGAGCCTATTCCGACCAACTCTCTGCCCAAGAAGTTTTTGAAACTGAGGAGATTGCTGATGCAGCAGACGTACCTGGAGTGGCCCATGGATGAGCGAAAGCAGCAGGTGTTCTGGGTCAACCTCAGGTCTATGCTACAGGTGGCGGACCACCGGATCCTGAAGGATATGGCCCTAGAGTTAACCCAAAGCACTTCTCTGATCCCAGACCATTTGGTTCCTTTGTTAAAATGATGACTGCAGTCTAAAATGAAAATTTTCTGTGTCCCTTTCAAagataaatattttatttattgattgccaGATTGCCTAAATGAAACTCGACAAAACTGATTAATTACACTATTTTTTACAGTATATATTTCTGGTAAACGTTACTTCCTGTTTAGTTAAGTACTGATTTACTTTTGATTGCTTTTGATTGTATTCGATTAATATTTttcatttgtatgtttgttaTTAATGTAAACGTCTCGAGCCAGGGTCCAAATAGAgaaatgcacgccattgcattGTGTGGTTCAATAGGATATTGTTAAAACATTTACCGACGATGTAGCCTACATATGAAGTTTATTAAAACATGTAtctatgtaaatgtgtgtataaagaAAGCCTTTGCGATATCTGAAGCTGTTAATTATCATTTTGCATTTCAATAAAGAACTATTAAATCAGACAGTGTCTTCGGGCCTGACGGTTTGGTCTACAATACCCACATTGCGTGGGTAACATGAAATGCTCAAAAGTAAAGGAGGACAGGTCCTGGGATTCTCCTGGAAAGAAATAACAGACTGCCACTCAACTGTAGTTTGACTTTCAACGATTTAAACGTCTTAAGCAAACCAGCTGATGCATTAAGGTCTATCAGATAAAACATTTCTAAATAGGCTTCAACACATGCATACTAAATCCAAATACAAAGGAAAGCAGAAATTAATTTTCAGCTAAAGAGGAATTGATCAATGttcacaaaagaaaaaaggaaataagCTGATGGCAATTAATTGTCACACCTCGTTATAAAACGGTAGATATGAATCCGTTCCTTCCCATAGCACCAACGAAAGACTTTGTAGCTGTTTCTTGTATGGTTTTCTGATCTATGAGATATGGCCATAAAAAGGTAAGCTGAGGAAATGATGGAGGAAATGAGGAAATTATTTACACGGGTTTCCAATGCTATTTGGGGGTGCAAATATTAATACAAAGTTCATTTGTTAAGTATTCTGATACAATAATTATTAACTGTTCACCGACTTCTTTTTATAATTTACAGTGTGCAAGTATTATTGCTATTATGGACAACAGCTCTCTTGTCTTGGAGGACCTTCTGCCTGGCTGAGCTGATGGAGGACCAAGGGTATGCATCGTGCGTCACTTCCAGACGACGAGTTCAGAACCTCTCCGGTCAAAATCTTACCAATGTTCCTTTGGATCTGAATAATGAGACGCAGTTCTTGGACATTTCTTACAACCCCCTAGTGGAACTGCAAGTAGCTCCCTTCCAAAGACTCTCACAACTCTGCTTCCTGAAGGCTACCAGCTGTGGTCTGAGGCTGATAAATCCTGGCGTATTCGTTCATACCCCAAAACTGGAATTCCTGAACATATCTAACAATTTGTTAGAAAACATCCCTGATCTATCGCTGCCACTGCTGAAGATCCTGGACTTGGCCGGCAACCAATATGACAGCTATCAATTACCGGCCACATTTGCGACGTTGGCAAATCTGTCTGTCCTTTACTTGGGAAGTGTAAATGCTTTACAAGTGGACTTAGATGATTTTGATTCCCTCTCGGATAGCTCATTGCATTATCTCATCATTGGAGGAGGTGTTGAGTGGCAACGGTACGATCGAGGTTCTCTCGCAAAGATGAAATCCCTCCAGAAGATAACCCTCAAAGTGCCTTTTTGTGAGAACCTTGATTTATTTGAAAACCTGCTGGAAGATGTGAACGAAACGCAAACAACCGATTTAGAGTTGGTCAACGTACTTCCTGACCTCTGCAATGTGACCGGGGACCCTTTCAGGACCCTGAGAACCATGCCACTGGTAAAAAATGTAACCATTGTAAACACTTGGATTAACAGCAGTTTCATGGTAATGTTTTTAAAGAATGTTTTTCTTTCGAATGTTAGAATGATTACATTTGCAAACATAACCTACAGCGAAGATACGCCTGATGGATTTAAGTTCCCCACTCTGAATCACACAATGGTCTTAAGTTCGTTTATATTAGATAGCATTAAACATTACCAATACAAATACCCCATTATAGAAATTAGTGTGGACATGTTTTCCAAGATGGACTATTTGAAGGTATCAGGCTCAAAAATAAACACTGTACCATGCAACCTTATCTCCTCCTTTCCGTCCCTGGCAACGCTGGACCTTTCAAACAACGTACTGACTGAAACAGGTTTCTGGCCGTCTATATGCTCCCATACTTCGGTGTTCCCCAAACTAAGGCACCTGTCTCTGAGCAAAAACCGCTTTGTTGACCTTTCCTTCATCGCTCAGCAGACCCACCAGATGAAGTACCTGGAATCTCTTGACTTGAGTTTCAACTCCATTTTTTTGGATAAACCGTGCTTTTGGCCCATCCACATCACATCACTGAGCCTGAGCAACAACAACCTGGGCAACAAAGTATTTTCCTTCCTGTCCCAGTATTTACAGCGAATTGACCTGTCAAAGACAGTCATCACCGCCCTAACAAAAGAAGACCTTTTGCAATTTCCCATGTTGACACACCTTTTCCTGAGCTCCAACAGCATTAAGGTCATCCCTACGGATCTATCCCCCACCTTGGTCAGTCTATACATAGACCAGAATTATATTACATCCGTCTCCCGAGAGTCTCTGGCGGGTCTTCCAAGTCTCAGGACTCTCAAAGCTGGAGACAACCCCTTTGTCTGCTCCTGTGACTCCTATTGGTTCATGACTGCTCTGAACAAATCCTTGCTGCCCGACTGGCCCATGGATTATACCTGCAGCACTCCCCCATCTGTGGCTGACCTGCCGATGTCCGAGTACAGAACCAGCAGGATGTCCTGTGAGGCCTGGCTTCAGGCTGCCGTGGCGTTGCCCGTGACGATGCTCATCGTGCTGGCCCTTTGCTCTGCGTTCTACGCCTGTGACGGAGTGTGGTACACCAAGATGCTGTGGGTGTGGATCCGCGTGAAGAGGAGAGGCCAGAAGCAGGCCAACCTGCTGAACAACACGACGTTTCGGTACCACTCGTTCATCTCCTACAGCCACCAAGACTCCGCCTGGGTGGAGAGCAAGCTGGTGCCGTCCCTGGAAGGGGCCGGACTCTCCCTGTGCATCCACGAGCGAGACTTTGTGCCCGGCCAGTGGATCGTGGACAACATCATCAACTGCGTGGAGGCGAGCTACAAGACGCTGTTTGTGCTGTCCAACCACTTTGTGCAGAGTGAATGGTGTAACTACGAACTCTTCTTTGCCCAGCATAGAGCTCTGGACGCCCAGCAAGACTCCCTGGTCTTCATCCTGTTGGAGCCTATTCCGACCAACTCTCTGCCCAAGAAGTTCTTGAAACTGAGGAGATTGCTGATGCAGCAGACGTACCTGGAGTGGCCCAAGGATGAGCGAAAGCAGCAGGTGTTCTGGGTCAACCTCAGGACTATGCTACAGGTGGCGGACCACCGGATCCTGAAGGATATGGCCCTAGAGTTAACCCAAAGCGCTTCTCTGATCCCAGACGATTTGGATCCTTTGTTAAAATGATGACTGCAGTCTAAAATGGAAAATGTGTGTGGCCCATtcaaagggacacacacaattattgtctgtaaaataaaatagaagaaTTTAATTTGAACTATCATTGCCTAAATGAAACTCGACAAAACTGATCAATTGCAGTATTTTTTCTGGATATATTTCTGGTAAAACTTTCTTTAGTTTTCGTTTAAGTACTGCATTACTTTTGATTTCTGTTGATTGTAATCGATTAATATTTTTCCTTCTGTTTTTTATCAAAGTAAATGTCTCCACCCAGTGTCCATATAGAGAAACGCACGCCATTGCATGGCGTTTCTCAATAGGacattgttaaaaaatatacagaTGATGTAGCCTACATATGATATTTCATATTCATGAGAACATTTATCTATGTAAATGTATAAAGACAAGGCCCTTGTGATATCCAAAGCTGTTAATTCTCATTTCGTATTTCAATAAAGAACTTTTAAATCAAACACCCCTGACAGTTTGGACTACAATACCCACATCgtgacgacgctgaagttggcatccgattcgcagcatccgattcggcttgaaaaccacttagaatcttcaaatcggtcctgattgaaaaccactacacctagactcttcaaatttggactacattatcacagtgaggctatacattatgtaaaacatagtttcagttttgtgaaacctttaccctatttgtgaaaatgcaatacaggcttatttgaatgctttttaggggtccagaccgcattgcattttcacaaataggttaaaggcccactatgcaacttttttagccaaaattacattaagtatgcaggttgagagttatgctgatggttctgcatccatttctgggtcgattggtgggtgtgtcatttacccatgtcgcctctccagtgaaaaagcgcatatgcaacttgatctgttcggaccgacacaatccggatgtgacgcagcggaagtatcctcgaaaatgtagtcagattgtagtttcgaaaatgctttacggcacagacacacacccaaacatggcaccggctagatataaacagccagttgcgaggcaattgttgcattcatcatggatcaatcgactaatggtacggccacaccaaccgcgttactcgcgttggataacgcgagtaacgcgcctaacctgacgcttgatcattgtgtgtcacaaaaatggttcaacgcgcctgtggctgcgctagagtccgaggtaggaaacccaaacgccgccgtgtttgggtgcatgatagagtttagatcgggttagattaaataatctcggatataaataacgatctcatctcatctcatcgtcatccgtttatccggggtcgggtcgcggggggagcagctcaagcagggggctccagacttccctttcccgggccacattgaccagctctgacggggggatcccggggcgttcccaggccagtgttgagatataatctctccacctagtcctgggtcttccccgaggtct
It encodes:
- the LOC115541432 gene encoding toll-like receptor 2, encoding MEDQGYASCVTSRRRVQNLSGQNLTNVPLDLNNETQFLDISYNPLVELQVAPFQRLSQLCFLKATSCGLRLINPGVFVHTPKLEFLNISNNLLENIPDLSLPLLKILDLAGNQYDSYQLPATFATLANLSVLYLGSVNALQVDLDDFDSLSDSSLHYLIIGGGVEWQRYDRGSLAKMKSLQKITLKVPFCENLDLFENLLEDVNETQTTDLELVNVLPDLCNVTGDPFRTLRTMPLVKNVTIVNTWINSSFMVMFLKNVFLSNVRMITFANITYSEDTPDGFKFPTLNHTMVLSSFILDSIKHYQYKYPIIEISVDMFSKMDYLKVSGSKINTVPCNLISSFPSLATLDLSNNVLTETGFWPSICSHTSVFPKLRHLSLSKNRFVDLSFIAQQTHQMKYLESLDLSFNSIFLDKPCFWPIHITSLSLSNNNLGNKVFSFLSQYLQRIDLSKTVITALTKEDLLQFPMLTHLFLSSNSIKVIPTDLSPTLVSLYIDQNYITSVSRESLAGLPSLRTLKAGDNPFVCSCDSYWFMTALNKSLLPDWPMDYTCSTPPSVADLPMSEYRTSRMSCEAWLQAAVALPVTMLIVLALCSAFYACDGVWYTKMLWVWIRVKRRGQKQANLLNNTTFRYHSFISYSHQDSAWVESKLVPSLEGAGLSLCIHERDFVPGQWIVDNIINCVEASYKTLFVLSNHFVQSEWCNYELFFAQHRALDAQQDSLVFILLEPIPTNSLPKKFLKLRRLLMQQTYLEWPKDERKQQVFWVNLRTMLQVADHRILKDMALELTQSASLIPDDLDPLLK